A stretch of Myxococcus hansupus DNA encodes these proteins:
- a CDS encoding ATPase domain-containing protein, with translation MTDSTPRVAERIPTGIPGLDTVLHGGFRKARTYMLLGLPGSGKTIFANQVCFHHARNQGGRVLYMTLLAESHTELVGNLSSLSFFDSNLLPNSITYLSAFTVLEQGGLDALADLIRKETKSHQATLLVLDGLVAAEEVASSQQAIKKFIHGLQVVTGLMGCTTLILTTGRGQGLRAEHTMVDGLLLLRQRMFGARAVRELFVRKFRGSPYLLGKHSFEITQDGIVIYPRLETLAQSGPPPSPPLSAKCEMGVPGLDAMLNGGVARGSTTILLGPSGSGKTLLGLNFLAEGARQGERVHYFAFYDSPERMVSQAAGIGLDLKPFIDRGDFEVSFRPPTENLLDKLGVQLLDIIRTHGVRRIFLDGYDALRRAAVRQSRVARFLAALVNECRMRGVTLLYSVESTSSFGPEVRFPMKGISMVAENVLYVRHAELDARLHRFIAVLKLRNSSHDQALRELNISAKGMEVTGTFAEVEMMMTGLPRKSAPRHPDSGHRGK, from the coding sequence ATGACCGATAGCACTCCACGCGTGGCGGAACGGATTCCCACTGGCATCCCTGGTCTCGACACCGTGCTGCACGGCGGCTTCCGCAAGGCCCGCACCTACATGTTGCTGGGGTTGCCGGGCTCCGGGAAGACCATCTTCGCCAACCAGGTGTGCTTCCACCACGCGCGCAACCAGGGCGGGCGCGTGCTGTACATGACGCTGCTGGCTGAGTCGCACACGGAGCTCGTCGGCAACCTCAGCTCGCTGTCGTTCTTCGACTCCAACCTGCTGCCCAACTCCATCACCTACCTGAGCGCGTTCACCGTGCTCGAGCAGGGCGGGCTGGACGCCCTGGCGGACCTCATCCGCAAGGAGACCAAGTCGCATCAGGCCACGCTGCTCGTCCTCGACGGACTGGTGGCGGCGGAGGAAGTGGCGTCCTCCCAGCAGGCCATCAAGAAGTTCATCCACGGCCTCCAGGTCGTCACGGGCCTGATGGGCTGCACGACGCTGATCCTCACCACCGGCCGGGGCCAGGGCCTGCGCGCCGAGCACACCATGGTGGACGGTCTGCTGCTGCTGCGCCAGCGCATGTTCGGCGCGCGCGCCGTGCGCGAGCTGTTCGTGCGTAAGTTCCGGGGCAGTCCCTACCTGCTCGGCAAGCACAGCTTCGAAATCACCCAGGACGGCATCGTCATCTATCCCCGCCTGGAGACGCTCGCGCAGTCAGGCCCACCGCCAAGCCCGCCCTTGTCGGCGAAATGCGAGATGGGCGTGCCCGGCCTGGACGCCATGTTGAACGGGGGCGTGGCCCGCGGCTCCACGACCATCCTGCTGGGGCCGTCCGGCAGCGGGAAGACGCTGCTGGGGCTGAACTTCCTCGCGGAGGGCGCCCGCCAGGGCGAGCGCGTGCACTACTTCGCCTTCTATGACTCGCCGGAGCGGATGGTGTCGCAAGCGGCGGGCATCGGGCTCGACTTGAAGCCCTTCATCGACCGGGGGGACTTCGAGGTCAGCTTCCGGCCGCCCACCGAGAACCTGCTGGACAAGCTCGGCGTGCAGTTGCTGGACATCATCCGGACCCACGGCGTGCGCCGCATCTTCCTGGACGGCTATGACGCGCTTCGCAGGGCGGCCGTCCGGCAGTCCCGGGTGGCCCGCTTCCTGGCCGCGCTGGTCAACGAATGCCGCATGCGCGGCGTGACGCTGCTCTACTCCGTCGAATCCACGTCCTCCTTCGGCCCGGAGGTGCGCTTCCCGATGAAGGGCATCTCCATGGTGGCGGAGAACGTCCTCTACGTGCGCCACGCCGAATTGGACGCCCGACTGCACCGCTTCATCGCGGTGCTGAAGCTGCGCAACAGCAGTCACGACCAGGCGTTGCGGGAGCTGAACATCAGCGCCAAGGGCATGGAGGTGACAGGCACCTTCGCGGAGGTCGAGATGATGATGACCGGCCTGCCGCGGAAGAGCGCGCCCCGACATCCCGACAGCGGGCACCGGGGGAAGTAG
- a CDS encoding DUF6209 family protein, with the protein MKKSAWKSLALALPLLAACGGAPQQDDAADGAPLEAQQAPLTAPTATVRFLTGWTHSQQGAIVRGGQLVVDYDLYRMTDCHLSTYNGVQVWDTLAYVRFLPSGQLFSGSVKQATGSTSFVSKPFEVTVPSDATSVETWFLTSGRTCTQRYDSNYGMNYAFPVEAQSPAAVAWAGDWGGSFARDCEHRDGLVDPIVIDSYVMERACRFVDADVYVPGVTDAATARPELIHAQVEFSVDGAATQHKPLAFQGRVGNNYRYRWNLASEPLAYTPWNAYAFGFRYSTDGVSWYRIANDAGPSGGAARTVQRSF; encoded by the coding sequence ATGAAGAAGTCTGCCTGGAAGTCCCTGGCCCTCGCACTGCCGCTGCTGGCGGCCTGTGGCGGCGCTCCGCAGCAGGACGACGCTGCGGACGGCGCGCCCCTGGAGGCGCAGCAGGCGCCGCTCACCGCGCCCACGGCCACCGTGCGCTTCCTCACGGGCTGGACGCACTCGCAGCAGGGCGCCATCGTCCGCGGCGGCCAGCTCGTCGTCGACTATGACTTGTACCGGATGACGGACTGCCACCTGAGCACCTACAACGGGGTGCAGGTCTGGGACACGCTGGCCTACGTCCGCTTCCTCCCCAGCGGCCAGCTCTTCAGCGGCAGCGTGAAGCAGGCCACGGGCAGCACCTCGTTCGTGAGCAAGCCCTTTGAGGTCACAGTGCCGTCGGACGCCACCAGCGTGGAGACGTGGTTCCTCACCTCCGGCCGCACGTGCACGCAGCGCTACGACAGCAACTACGGCATGAACTACGCCTTCCCCGTGGAGGCGCAGTCGCCGGCCGCGGTGGCGTGGGCCGGTGACTGGGGCGGCAGCTTCGCGCGCGACTGCGAGCACCGCGACGGACTGGTGGACCCCATCGTCATCGACAGCTACGTCATGGAGCGCGCCTGCAGGTTCGTGGACGCGGACGTGTACGTGCCGGGCGTGACGGACGCCGCCACCGCGCGGCCCGAGCTCATCCACGCGCAGGTGGAGTTCAGCGTGGACGGGGCCGCCACGCAGCACAAGCCGCTCGCCTTCCAGGGTCGAGTGGGCAACAACTACCGCTACCGCTGGAACCTCGCGTCCGAGCCGCTCGCGTATACGCCGTGGAACGCGTATGCATTCGGGTTCCGGTATTCAACGGACGGCGTGAGCTGGTATCGCATCGCGAACGACGCGGGCCCCTCGGGTGGCGCCGCGCGCACCGTGCAGCGCAGCTTCTGA